One stretch of candidate division TA06 bacterium DNA includes these proteins:
- a CDS encoding DUF58 domain-containing protein yields MLTPEFIKKIRQIELHTRKIVNTTFAGEYKSTFKGTGMEFVDVREYQPGDDVRSIDWKVTARMGHPYVKKFVEERELTVILCVDASGSGYFGTRGRFKVEQAAQVAATLAFSAVKNNDKVGLLFFTDRVEKYIPPKKGRLHVMRLIRDILYFKPEHKGTSPSSALEFLMHILKHRAIVFFIGDFLGQGYRPQNFKTALGIASRRHDLVAVSISDPAEQSLPPAGLVDVEDAESGKIYTVNFSDKKIAQGFYNYTQSARQEKDRLFKQLSVDQIDISTTEDFTPKLHKFFKQRAKRFH; encoded by the coding sequence CGCCAGATCGAGCTTCACACCCGGAAGATCGTCAACACCACCTTTGCCGGCGAGTACAAGTCCACCTTCAAGGGCACCGGCATGGAGTTCGTGGACGTGCGGGAATACCAGCCCGGTGACGACGTCCGGTCCATAGACTGGAAGGTCACCGCCCGGATGGGGCACCCCTATGTCAAGAAATTCGTGGAGGAGCGGGAGCTGACCGTGATCCTGTGCGTGGACGCCTCGGGCTCCGGCTACTTCGGCACCCGGGGCCGCTTCAAGGTGGAGCAGGCCGCCCAGGTGGCGGCCACCCTGGCCTTCTCGGCGGTCAAGAACAACGACAAGGTGGGCCTGCTGTTCTTCACCGACCGGGTGGAGAAGTACATCCCTCCTAAGAAGGGCCGGCTCCATGTGATGCGGCTGATCCGGGACATCCTGTATTTTAAGCCGGAGCACAAGGGCACCAGCCCTTCCTCTGCCCTGGAATTTTTGATGCACATCCTTAAGCACCGGGCCATCGTGTTCTTCATCGGCGACTTTTTGGGCCAGGGGTACCGGCCCCAGAATTTCAAGACGGCCCTGGGCATCGCCTCCCGCCGCCACGACCTGGTGGCCGTGTCCATCAGCGACCCGGCCGAGCAGAGTCTGCCCCCGGCCGGCTTGGTGGACGTCGAGGATGCTGAAAGCGGAAAGATATACACTGTCAATTTCTCCGACAAGAAAATCGCCCAGGGCTTTTACAACTATACCCAGAGCGCCCGCCAGGAAAAGGACCGGCTGTTCAAACAGCTCAGTGTGGACCAGATAGACATCTCCACTACCGAGGATTTCACCCCCAAGCTGCACAAGTTCTTCAAACAGCGAGCCAAGAGATTCCACTGA